Genomic segment of Tindallia californiensis:
TACTTACATTACCTCTGGTATTGTTGCCTTAAAAGATCCAAGCACAGGCAAAACCCATCTTTCCGTACGAAGACTTCAAGTAAATGGAGCACGGGAAGTTAGTGTATTGGTTGCTTCGCCTTTAGCAAGACAGCAATATGCCCAGTTAGAAGCTCAGAACAAACCTTTGGAAATAGCGATTATCCTCGGATATGACCATAGCTTGCTACTAGCTTCACAAATCAGCAGTGAGCTATATGGAGTTGATAAATATGAGGTGGACAGCGCTTTAAGAGGTGAAGCACTGGAACTGGTTTCCTGCCATCAAATCGATTTGTCGGTTCCGGCCCATGCTGAAATTGTGCTAGAAGGCGTTATGCCTCCCAGAAAACGAAAGCCAGAAGGACCCTTCGGGGAACTTATGGGATATTATGGCGGTGTCGGCAACCATCCTGTAGCCGAGATTAAAACGGTGCTTCAACGAAAAAACCCTATCTTTCAAACCGCTTTCCCTTGCCGGGAAGAACATCTTTCCAATGGCCTTATACGAGAAATGGAGCTGTACCAGGCTGTAAACAATGTAGCGAAGGTTACTGATGTCAATGTTACTGTAGCTGGTGGTTGCCGTTTCCATGCGGTGGTGTCTCTGCAGGAGCCAAACCCCGGTGATGCTAAGTCAGCTATTCTTGCCGCTTTAGGATGCAATAAAGACTTAAAACAGGTGGTCATTGTAGATGAAGATATTAATATCTATGATCCAGAGGATGTAGAATTAGCCATTGCCACCCGCTTCCAGGCTTCCAGAGATCTGGTTGTCATTCCAGAAGCAGTGGGGTCCGGTTTGGATCCTTCCAACGGAATCCGAGGCGTCAGTGATAAAATGGGAATCGATGCTACAGCCCCTTCTGGCGAAATGCGGCAAAAGTTTCACCGAGCCATTATTCCCGGTTATGAAACCCTGGATATCAAGCGTTATTTCCCAGAAGAAAAGTAAGATAAGGATGGAGATGGTATAAATGCAAGCCTTAGGCTTTGTAGAAACCAGAAGTTTAGTAGCCGCATTAAAAGCGGCGGACGCCATGGCAAAAGCCGCTGATGTAAGGGTCGCCGATTTTAATCGGGTTGGTTCAGGAATTGTAGCCGTCATTGTTGAAGGTGAAGTGGCTGCCGTGAAAGCGGCTGTCGAACATGGCAAAGCAGAAGCTGAAAAAATTGCTGAAATTATTTCATGGAATGTCTTAGCCCGACCACATGATGATGTGGCAAACCTGATGGAGCAGGAGGAATAGATCATGGCAAACCCATTAATCAAGCAAGTTTTACGTAATATTGCTGAAAAAGCTGGGCACGAAGTGGCTTCTGATCCAAAGCAACCCCATCCCTCCCCCACAGGTCAAGAATCAGAGCTGAGATTAGAACCACAACAGAAAATAGCTCTTTCCGAGCTGATACAAAAACATCAAAAAACAACCAGTCATCACCAACAACCAGCAACCCATCAATCAAAAAACGCCTCGCAGGAAGGAATGCTATCTCTTTCAGACTTGGCTACTAAAAGGAGGAACCGGTCATGAGTGGAGCTCTTGGTATGATTGAAGCAATCGGACTGACCTCTGCCATGACAGCTGTTGATGCTGCTTGCAAAGCAGCTGATATTCAGATGGTCGGCCATGAAAAAGTCATTGGTGCCGGTGCCGCGATTACTATCACCGTTTATTTTACCGGTGAAGTAGCGGCTGTGCAATCAGGGGTTGACGCCGGTGTAAAAGCGGCCGAAGTATCCGGTCGTGTTCTGTCACATCGTGTGATTCCACGCCCCGATGAAGACGTTATGAAAAAGCTTATTGCTGTTAAGAAAGAAACTAAAAAAACAAGGTTGAAGGATCCAAAGGGTCCGGAAAAGGAGGCAAAGTCATGAGTCAAGCATTAGGATTAGTAGAAACAAAAGGATTAGTAGGTGCGATTGAGGCTGGAGATGCCATGGTAAAAGCCGCTAGTGTTACGATTGAAGGCTTCGAAAAAATTGGATTTGGTCTTGTAACGGTTATGGTGCGAGGCGATGTAGGAGCCGTAAAAGCTGCAACCGACGCTGGTGCTGAAGCCGCCCGTGCTGTAGGCGAGCTTCATTCTGTACATGTTATTCCAAGACCTCATTCCGAAGTAGAACGTGCCATCCTTAAGAAGAGCGAATAGTTTCTCCCTAAGCGGCAAATCGCTGAACCAGGAGGGATCTAAATGAATCAACGAAGCCAGACCCACAGAATACTAAGCCATTTATCTGGCGGAATCGGTGGTTTGCATCATCCTAAAACGACGATTCCAAAGCCTTCCTACCAGGATAAACCCCAGTTATCCAGCCGTGTTTTAGTTGCCTTTACAGCCAATCCACAGCCAGCAACTAAAACACAGCAAATACTGGATTCCTGGAAAAAAGAAGGCTGTCGTTTCGATGTTGCTTTTTCTTCCAACGCTGAAGCCTTAAGCAATACAAAGGAAATCCTTAAAAAAATCAAGCCAGTCCGAACATTATCCCGCAATATTACAGAATTGAAAGACTATCCAATGGATGATTTATCGGCGGTTCTGTCACTTAATATGACCCATAACACGGCTAGCAAACTGACCCTCGGCATACAAGACGGACTGATCCCCATTCTGCTTTGGCATGCTCTTTGGAAGGGCATCCCTGTCTACATGGACTTTTCCGCACTAAAGTCGTACCATGGTGAACCTACCGTCAATCCAATGTTAGCTCAAATGACAGAAGACACCATTCAAAAATTGAAAAAAATGGGCATTGCAGCACTGGAAACTTATCCGAAAAAACAAGAAAACCGGATACTCATTCCGGGAAAACCAACGGATTCTAAGGTGCTTACAGAAAAAGACATTCTAGCAGTAGCACCGGGAACTACCATCGAAATACCAGCTAAAACCATTGTTACCGCTTTAGCAAAAGACACAGCGAAAGCAAGATCTATTAACGTGCTGCGAGTCAATGAAGCGCAGGTAAGGAGTGAATAACATGCGGATTGGAAAAGTGATTGGCACCATTACCGCCACTAGAAAAGACGAGCGACTTACCGGCAGCAAGTTGCTTTTGACCCAGCCCATAAAATCCGACGGCAAGCCATCCGGCGAAGCGTTAGTAGCCGTCGATACCGTAGGCGCTGGTATTGGCG
This window contains:
- a CDS encoding UbiD family decarboxylase, which translates into the protein MEKQMLRATLDAFRQRNELKVCRQEVNLTYELGAVLKHYRNEVPILFEKVKGHRMPVAGALFGERQAYYDMMKMTPENRLFKMMAAVASPQPVKHVTQAPVKEEIITTGIHLEKMFPIPKFHEQDSSTYITSGIVALKDPSTGKTHLSVRRLQVNGAREVSVLVASPLARQQYAQLEAQNKPLEIAIILGYDHSLLLASQISSELYGVDKYEVDSALRGEALELVSCHQIDLSVPAHAEIVLEGVMPPRKRKPEGPFGELMGYYGGVGNHPVAEIKTVLQRKNPIFQTAFPCREEHLSNGLIREMELYQAVNNVAKVTDVNVTVAGGCRFHAVVSLQEPNPGDAKSAILAALGCNKDLKQVVIVDEDINIYDPEDVELAIATRFQASRDLVVIPEAVGSGLDPSNGIRGVSDKMGIDATAPSGEMRQKFHRAIIPGYETLDIKRYFPEEK
- a CDS encoding BMC domain-containing protein, yielding MQALGFVETRSLVAALKAADAMAKAADVRVADFNRVGSGIVAVIVEGEVAAVKAAVEHGKAEAEKIAEIISWNVLARPHDDVANLMEQEE
- a CDS encoding BMC domain-containing protein encodes the protein MSGALGMIEAIGLTSAMTAVDAACKAADIQMVGHEKVIGAGAAITITVYFTGEVAAVQSGVDAGVKAAEVSGRVLSHRVIPRPDEDVMKKLIAVKKETKKTRLKDPKGPEKEAKS
- a CDS encoding BMC domain-containing protein → MSQALGLVETKGLVGAIEAGDAMVKAASVTIEGFEKIGFGLVTVMVRGDVGAVKAATDAGAEAARAVGELHSVHVIPRPHSEVERAILKKSE
- a CDS encoding EutN/CcmL family microcompartment protein; this translates as MRIGKVIGTITATRKDERLTGSKLLLTQPIKSDGKPSGEALVAVDTVGAGIGETVLFATGAASRHAANQPQSPIDAAIVGIVDTIDLATKNR